A genomic window from Micromonospora ferruginea includes:
- a CDS encoding VOC family protein translates to MTMTSISRSQIYVLDQDEALDFYVGKLGMEVNTDQDLGFMRWLTVNVPGDAQREILLEKPGPPALDPKTAEQVRELLTKGATGGFLFLTTDDAHKTYADLVAKGVEITDEPTDRPYGIDFGIRDPFGNRIRIGQMHPREQWANG, encoded by the coding sequence ATGACGATGACCTCGATCTCCCGCTCCCAGATCTACGTTCTCGACCAGGACGAGGCGCTCGACTTCTATGTCGGCAAGCTGGGCATGGAGGTGAATACCGACCAGGATCTCGGCTTCATGCGCTGGCTCACGGTCAACGTGCCGGGCGACGCGCAGCGGGAGATCCTGCTGGAGAAGCCGGGGCCGCCCGCGCTCGACCCGAAGACCGCCGAGCAGGTCCGGGAACTGCTCACCAAGGGCGCCACCGGTGGCTTCCTGTTCCTCACCACCGACGACGCGCACAAGACGTACGCGGATCTGGTGGCCAAGGGCGTGGAGATCACCGACGAGCCGACCGACCGGCCGTACGGGATCGACTTCGGCATCCGGGACCCGTTCGGCAACCGGATCCGGATCGGCCAGATGCACCCGCGCGAGCAGTGGGCGAACGGCTGA
- a CDS encoding histidine phosphatase family protein, whose translation MATRLLFLARHGEQEETATEAPEVGLSARGRRQATLLGERLRGARLDAVHHGPLARAAETAALVAAALPGVPVHRDDRAGDHMPHDTDPTGLPERHAAFLAEFTEEERRDGPRVTAEAVARFATAPAEGDVRELVVTHNFLVAWLVRHALEAPERRWIGLNHANCALTVIRWSDAGPPTVIALNDAAHLPPDLRATGFPDDYHF comes from the coding sequence ATGGCGACCCGACTGCTGTTCCTGGCCCGGCACGGCGAGCAGGAGGAGACCGCGACGGAGGCGCCGGAGGTCGGCCTCTCCGCCCGGGGCCGGCGGCAGGCGACGCTGCTCGGCGAGCGGCTGCGCGGGGCGCGGCTCGACGCGGTGCACCACGGGCCGCTGGCTCGGGCGGCGGAGACCGCCGCGCTGGTCGCCGCCGCGCTGCCCGGCGTCCCGGTCCATCGGGACGACCGGGCCGGCGACCACATGCCGCACGACACCGACCCCACCGGCCTGCCCGAGCGGCACGCCGCGTTCCTGGCCGAGTTCACCGAGGAGGAGCGGCGGGACGGGCCGCGTGTGACGGCGGAGGCGGTGGCCCGGTTCGCCACCGCTCCCGCCGAGGGCGACGTCCGTGAGCTGGTGGTCACCCACAACTTCCTGGTCGCCTGGCTGGTACGCCACGCGCTGGAGGCGCCGGAGCGCCGCTGGATCGGACTCAACCACGCCAACTGCGCGCTGACCGTGATCCGCTGGAGCGACGCCGGCCCACCCACCGTGATCGCCCTGAACGACGCCGCCCACCTCCCGCCCGACCTGCGCGCCACCGGCTTCCCCGACGACTACCACTTCTGA
- a CDS encoding type 1 glutamine amidotransferase domain-containing protein codes for MTRALIALTSHSELGDTGRKTGYYVGEAAEPWEVFRAAGYDVDLVSVAGGEPPTDGRDADDKTQNDFLATAGVTDTPKAADVDPTGYDVILFAGGHGTMWDFPDDPDLARIARSVHERGGVVAAVCHGPSALVNLTGSDGSRLIAGKRVAGFTNDEEAAVGLTDVVPFLLADKLAEAGAQHVPAPNFTEHVVVDGRLVTGQNPQSARAVADAVVTLNP; via the coding sequence ATGACTCGTGCACTCATCGCTCTGACCAGCCATTCCGAACTCGGTGACACCGGCCGCAAGACCGGCTACTACGTCGGCGAGGCCGCCGAGCCGTGGGAGGTCTTCCGGGCCGCCGGGTACGACGTCGACCTGGTGTCGGTGGCCGGCGGCGAGCCGCCGACCGACGGCCGGGACGCCGACGACAAAACCCAGAACGACTTCCTCGCCACCGCCGGCGTGACCGACACCCCGAAGGCGGCCGACGTCGACCCGACCGGGTACGACGTGATCCTCTTCGCCGGCGGCCACGGCACCATGTGGGACTTCCCCGACGACCCTGACCTGGCCCGGATCGCCCGTTCGGTCCACGAGCGCGGCGGCGTGGTCGCCGCCGTCTGCCACGGCCCGTCGGCGCTGGTGAACCTCACCGGATCCGACGGCTCGCGCCTGATCGCCGGCAAGCGGGTGGCCGGCTTCACCAACGACGAGGAGGCCGCCGTCGGCCTGACCGACGTGGTGCCGTTCCTGCTCGCCGACAAGCTCGCCGAGGCCGGCGCGCAGCACGTGCCGGCGCCGAACTTCACCGAGCACGTGGTGGTCGACGGCCGCCTGGTCACCGGCCAGAACCCCCAGTCCGCCCGCGCGGTAGCCGACGCCGTGGTGACCCTGAACCCCTGA
- a CDS encoding LysR family transcriptional regulator has protein sequence MKASLDLLRSFLAVHRAGSITGAAELLGVAQPTVTAQLRALEEAVGRPLFDRLPRGVTPTAAGDELARRVAEPLDRLAAVLTGAPDTAYARTVFLGGPAELLAERVLPALAGPVADGLELRVAAGMPEGLLDDLVAGRLDLAVTSVRPRRRPVMVEPLYDEEFVLVAAPSWADRLAGPVTPAALREVPLVAWGEEAPILRRYWRTVFDTRLTRTPSLVVADLRAVRSAVAAGAGVSVLPAYLCRGELASGALRALLAPPVPPLNTLFLAVRPGAAGRREVQAVRRTLLAAAPGW, from the coding sequence GTGAAGGCGTCGCTGGACCTGCTCCGCAGCTTCCTGGCCGTACACCGCGCGGGCTCGATCACCGGCGCGGCCGAACTGCTGGGTGTGGCGCAGCCCACGGTGACCGCCCAGCTCCGGGCGCTGGAGGAGGCGGTCGGCCGGCCGCTGTTCGACCGGCTGCCGCGGGGCGTCACCCCGACCGCCGCCGGGGACGAGCTGGCCCGCCGGGTGGCCGAGCCGCTGGACCGGCTCGCCGCCGTGCTGACCGGGGCGCCGGACACCGCGTACGCCCGGACGGTCTTCCTCGGCGGGCCGGCCGAGCTGCTCGCCGAGCGGGTGCTGCCGGCGCTGGCCGGTCCGGTCGCCGACGGCCTGGAGCTGCGGGTGGCGGCCGGGATGCCGGAGGGGCTGCTGGACGACCTGGTCGCCGGCCGGCTCGACCTGGCGGTGACGAGCGTGCGGCCGCGCCGGCGCCCGGTGATGGTCGAGCCGCTCTACGACGAGGAGTTCGTGCTGGTGGCGGCGCCGTCGTGGGCCGATCGGCTGGCCGGGCCGGTGACCCCGGCGGCGCTGCGCGAGGTGCCGCTGGTCGCCTGGGGCGAGGAGGCGCCGATCCTGCGCCGCTACTGGCGCACCGTCTTCGACACCCGGCTCACCCGGACGCCGAGCCTGGTGGTGGCGGACCTGCGGGCGGTCCGGTCGGCGGTGGCGGCCGGCGCCGGGGTGAGCGTGCTGCCCGCGTACCTCTGCCGGGGTGAGCTGGCCTCGGGCGCGCTGCGGGCGCTGCTCGCGCCGCCGGTGCCGCCGCTCAACACGCTCTTCCTCGCGGTCCGGCCGGGCGCGGCCGGGCGGCGCGAGGTGCAGGCGGTGCGGCGGACGCTGCTCGCGGCGGCGCCCGGCTGGTGA
- a CDS encoding M4 family metallopeptidase: MKRTVAAVSAALLTSGVLACVTTTAQAAAPSAPTPGSAATRADSLIRTNPGAVQGAGGEAYRAVRTKVDPSGAAHTRYTRTYQGLRVYGGDFVVHTAPDGTLTGTSVGLSAPLTLGTTAKVGAAAAKASARKAFTGSLTSVGAPELFVDASSGKGRLAWETVASGWKADKQTPSKLHVVTDASTGKVIGSYDEIESVVGSGQGIYTGTVSIDTTLSGSTYQMIDPSHGNGRTCDMNNGTSTCTTFTDADNAWGNGTNSNRQSAGVDAHFGAAKTFDYFKNTHGRNGIFGNGQGVPSRVHYGNNYVNAFWDGSQMTYGDGSGNARPLVSLDVAGHEMSHGVTEALAGLVYSGESGGLNESTSDIFGNMVEFYAAAPSDPGDYQVGEKININGNGTPLRYMYNPSLDGSSDSCWSTSTKNKDVHYSSGVGNHFFFNLAEGTGATSYGTSPVCGSAPAVTGIGRAKAEKIWYRALDVYFTSNTSYVNTTTPSNTARAYTLRAATDLYGNCSTEYKTVQAAWTAVNVAGNDAPCSSTGNDFSVSLSPTAGSVAQGGSTSATVATATTSGTAQTVTFSASGLPTGATASFSPASVTSGASSTLTISTSASTPAGTYSVTVTGNATSGAKTATYSLTVTGTGGGCTGAGQKLGNPGFESGNTGWTTTSGVIGQYGSQGQPTHGGTWNAWLNGYGTTRTDTLAQSVSLPTGCSTYNFSFWLHIDSAESTTTVQYDKLNVQVLNSSGTVLATLATYSNLNKATGYTQRSFSLAAYAGQTVTLKFTGTEDASLQTSFVVDDTALNVS, from the coding sequence GTGAAAAGAACCGTCGCCGCCGTCAGCGCAGCGCTGCTCACCAGCGGCGTGCTGGCCTGCGTCACCACCACGGCGCAAGCGGCCGCGCCCAGCGCCCCCACCCCCGGGTCCGCCGCGACCCGGGCCGACAGCCTGATCCGTACCAACCCCGGCGCCGTCCAGGGCGCGGGCGGGGAGGCGTACCGGGCGGTCCGCACCAAGGTCGACCCCTCCGGGGCGGCGCACACCCGCTACACCCGGACCTACCAGGGTCTGCGGGTCTACGGCGGTGACTTCGTCGTCCACACCGCCCCCGACGGCACCCTGACCGGCACCTCGGTCGGCCTGTCCGCCCCGCTGACCCTGGGCACCACCGCCAAGGTCGGCGCGGCCGCCGCCAAGGCCAGCGCGCGCAAGGCGTTCACCGGCAGCCTCACCTCCGTCGGCGCGCCCGAACTCTTCGTCGACGCCAGCAGCGGCAAGGGCCGGCTCGCCTGGGAGACCGTCGCCAGTGGCTGGAAGGCGGACAAGCAGACGCCGTCGAAGCTGCACGTCGTCACCGACGCCAGCACCGGCAAGGTGATCGGCTCGTACGACGAGATCGAGTCGGTGGTCGGCAGCGGCCAGGGCATCTACACCGGCACGGTCAGCATCGACACGACGCTCTCCGGCAGCACCTACCAGATGATCGACCCGTCGCACGGCAACGGCCGTACCTGCGACATGAACAACGGCACCTCCACCTGCACCACCTTCACCGACGCGGACAACGCGTGGGGCAACGGCACCAACTCCAACCGGCAGTCCGCCGGCGTGGACGCCCACTTCGGCGCCGCGAAGACGTTCGACTACTTCAAGAACACGCACGGCCGCAACGGCATCTTCGGCAACGGCCAGGGCGTGCCGAGCCGGGTGCACTACGGCAACAACTACGTCAACGCCTTCTGGGACGGGTCCCAGATGACCTACGGAGACGGCTCGGGCAACGCCCGTCCGCTGGTCTCGCTGGACGTGGCCGGGCACGAGATGAGCCACGGTGTCACCGAGGCGCTGGCCGGCCTGGTCTACTCCGGTGAGTCCGGTGGCCTGAACGAGTCCACCAGCGACATCTTCGGCAACATGGTGGAGTTCTACGCCGCCGCGCCGAGCGACCCGGGCGACTACCAGGTCGGTGAGAAGATCAACATCAACGGCAACGGTACGCCGCTGCGCTACATGTACAACCCGTCGCTGGACGGCTCGTCCGACTCCTGCTGGTCCACCAGCACCAAGAACAAGGACGTGCACTACTCCTCCGGCGTGGGCAACCACTTCTTCTTCAACCTCGCCGAGGGCACCGGCGCCACCTCGTACGGCACCTCGCCGGTCTGCGGTTCGGCCCCGGCGGTCACCGGCATCGGCCGGGCCAAGGCGGAGAAGATCTGGTACCGGGCGCTCGACGTGTACTTCACCTCGAACACCTCGTACGTGAACACCACCACCCCGTCGAACACCGCCCGGGCGTACACCCTGCGCGCGGCGACCGACCTGTACGGCAACTGCTCCACCGAGTACAAGACCGTCCAGGCGGCGTGGACCGCGGTGAACGTGGCCGGCAACGACGCCCCGTGCAGCTCCACCGGTAACGACTTCTCCGTCTCGCTCTCCCCGACCGCCGGTTCGGTGGCGCAGGGCGGATCCACCTCGGCCACCGTCGCCACCGCCACCACCAGCGGGACCGCGCAGACCGTGACGTTCTCCGCGTCCGGCCTGCCGACCGGCGCCACCGCGTCGTTCAGCCCCGCCTCGGTGACCTCGGGCGCCTCGTCCACGCTCACCATCTCCACCAGCGCGAGCACCCCGGCCGGCACCTACTCGGTGACGGTCACCGGCAACGCCACCTCGGGCGCCAAGACCGCCACGTACTCGCTGACGGTCACCGGCACCGGCGGCGGCTGCACCGGCGCCGGCCAGAAGCTCGGCAACCCGGGCTTCGAGTCCGGCAACACCGGCTGGACCACCACCTCCGGCGTGATCGGGCAGTACGGCTCGCAGGGCCAGCCCACCCACGGCGGGACCTGGAACGCGTGGCTGAACGGCTACGGCACCACCCGCACCGACACGCTGGCCCAGTCGGTGAGCCTGCCGACGGGCTGCTCGACCTACAACTTCAGCTTCTGGCTGCACATCGACTCGGCCGAGTCCACCACCACGGTGCAGTACGACAAGCTGAACGTGCAGGTGCTCAACTCGTCCGGCACCGTGCTGGCGACGCTGGCGACCTACTCGAACCTGAACAAGGCCACCGGCTACACCCAGCGGTCGTTCTCCCTGGCCGCGTACGCCGGGCAGACCGTCACCCTGAAGTTCACCGGCACCGAGGACGCCTCGCTGCAGACCTCGTTCGTCGTCGACGACACCGCGCTCAACGTCTCCTGA
- a CDS encoding enoyl-CoA hydratase/isomerase family protein — protein MPDAELTVTVTGPVATVVIHNPARRNAMTPAMWRRLPVLLDGLEADPAVRALVLTGSGGTFCAGADLGDLDELLAAGDGSIAVAAEERLAAFRRPTVAAVEGACVGGGCQLAVACDLRLAASDARFGVPPARLGLVYPVPTTRRLAGLVGPSAAKHLLFTGDLVDADRALRIGLVDEVLPAGALADRVAALTATIAERSQLTVTAAKEIVDGRADADRIAWWHAQVRDSGEAREGIAAVNERRPPRFGWTPPAPH, from the coding sequence ATGCCCGACGCGGAGTTGACCGTCACCGTCACCGGCCCGGTGGCGACCGTGGTGATCCACAACCCGGCCCGCCGCAACGCCATGACCCCGGCCATGTGGCGCCGGCTCCCGGTGCTGCTCGACGGCTTGGAGGCCGACCCGGCGGTGCGGGCGCTGGTGCTCACCGGGTCCGGCGGCACGTTCTGCGCCGGCGCCGACCTCGGCGACCTGGACGAGCTGCTGGCCGCCGGTGACGGCAGCATCGCGGTCGCCGCCGAGGAACGGCTCGCCGCGTTCCGCCGCCCCACCGTGGCCGCCGTCGAGGGCGCCTGCGTGGGCGGCGGCTGCCAGCTCGCCGTCGCCTGCGACCTGCGCCTGGCCGCGTCGGACGCCCGCTTCGGCGTACCGCCGGCCCGGCTCGGCCTGGTCTATCCGGTGCCCACCACGCGGCGGCTCGCCGGGCTGGTCGGGCCGTCCGCCGCCAAGCACCTGCTCTTCACCGGCGACCTGGTCGACGCCGACCGGGCGCTGCGGATCGGCCTGGTCGACGAGGTGCTCCCGGCCGGCGCGCTCGCCGACCGGGTGGCGGCGCTGACCGCCACCATCGCCGAACGGTCCCAGCTCACCGTGACCGCCGCCAAGGAGATCGTCGACGGGCGCGCCGACGCCGACCGGATCGCCTGGTGGCACGCCCAGGTGCGGGACAGCGGCGAGGCCCGCGAGGGGATCGCGGCGGTCAACGAACGCCGGCCGCCGCGCTTCGGCTGGACCCCGCCGGCGCCGCACTGA
- a CDS encoding HNH endonuclease, with translation MDAVLVVNADLGPLHRVTVQHAIRMLCRRVAEIHESEPDQVIGIFPLPRVVRLVRYVVTRWRFRAGPAWSRAGVLARDGRRCAYCDGPATTIDHVLPRSRGGRNTWGNTTAACYPCNQRKGDRTPAEAGMPLRRELATPSWASLAR, from the coding sequence GTGGACGCCGTCCTCGTCGTCAACGCCGACCTCGGCCCGCTGCACCGGGTCACCGTCCAGCACGCGATCCGGATGCTCTGCCGCCGGGTCGCCGAGATCCACGAGTCCGAGCCGGACCAGGTCATCGGCATCTTCCCGCTGCCGCGGGTGGTCCGCCTCGTCCGGTACGTGGTGACCCGTTGGCGGTTCCGGGCCGGCCCGGCCTGGTCCCGGGCCGGGGTGCTGGCCCGCGACGGCCGGCGGTGCGCCTACTGCGACGGCCCGGCCACCACGATCGACCACGTCCTGCCCCGCTCGCGCGGCGGCCGGAACACCTGGGGGAACACCACCGCCGCCTGCTACCCGTGCAACCAGCGCAAGGGCGACCGGACCCCGGCCGAGGCGGGCATGCCGCTGCGGCGGGAGCTGGCGACCCCGAGCTGGGCGTCGCTGGCGCGGTGA
- a CDS encoding FAD-dependent oxidoreductase, giving the protein MGLSQAVGRLIGVREHVVDPGGGGAPRVPRPASALVVGGGIAGMSAAVVLAERGVAVTVLEAAPHLGGRLGAWPEALPDGPQQNEHGFHAFFRQYWNWRSILRRVDPTLGFLKPIPGYPILSAQWPTEEFGKLPPAPPANLLALLLRSPSLRLADLRSMDRDAALPLLTYDPERTYAEFDERTADDLLTSLRLPDRARAMLFEVFSHSFFNHEAEMSAAEMIAQFHFYLLGNPEGLAFDCPDQDYATAIWEPLTRHVEKHGGRVLTGARAATLDRTAEGWRVTGADGDSWAAGHVVLAVDPPALAALVAASPGLVTAAPELVARMPAFGEPGPPYAVARYWMDGDVRPDRAVFSGVSRQPTLDSVTLYHRLEAEPRRWAERTGGSVVELHAYACEPDVPADELAARMLRELTALWPEVADLRVRELRARVEAQAPAFTPGSHAGRPGVRTDAEGLYLAGDGIRTEFPSALMERSAATGIIAANHILRAEGAAAEPVRSIRPRGLLARTADKRS; this is encoded by the coding sequence GTGGGGCTGTCGCAAGCGGTTGGTCGGCTCATCGGCGTACGCGAACACGTGGTGGACCCGGGCGGTGGTGGCGCGCCCCGCGTTCCCCGGCCGGCCTCGGCGCTGGTGGTGGGTGGCGGCATCGCCGGCATGTCGGCGGCGGTGGTGCTGGCGGAGCGCGGGGTGGCGGTGACCGTGCTGGAGGCCGCGCCGCATCTCGGCGGCCGGCTCGGCGCCTGGCCGGAGGCGCTGCCCGACGGTCCGCAGCAGAACGAGCACGGCTTCCACGCGTTCTTCCGGCAGTACTGGAACTGGCGGTCGATCCTGCGCCGGGTCGACCCGACGCTGGGTTTCCTCAAGCCGATCCCGGGCTATCCGATCCTGTCCGCGCAGTGGCCGACCGAGGAGTTCGGCAAGCTGCCGCCGGCCCCGCCGGCCAACCTGCTGGCGCTGCTGCTGCGCAGCCCGAGCCTGCGCCTGGCCGACCTGCGGTCGATGGACCGGGACGCCGCGCTGCCGCTGCTCACCTACGACCCGGAGCGCACCTACGCGGAGTTCGACGAGCGGACCGCCGACGACCTGCTCACCTCGCTGCGCCTGCCGGACCGGGCCCGGGCGATGCTGTTCGAGGTCTTCTCGCACTCGTTCTTCAACCACGAGGCGGAGATGTCGGCCGCCGAGATGATCGCGCAGTTCCACTTCTATCTGCTCGGCAACCCGGAGGGGTTGGCGTTCGACTGCCCGGACCAGGACTACGCGACGGCGATCTGGGAGCCGCTGACCCGGCACGTGGAGAAGCACGGCGGCCGGGTGCTGACCGGCGCCCGGGCCGCGACGCTGGACCGCACCGCGGAGGGCTGGCGGGTGACCGGTGCGGACGGCGACTCCTGGGCGGCCGGGCACGTGGTGCTCGCGGTCGACCCGCCGGCGCTGGCCGCGCTGGTCGCCGCCTCTCCCGGCCTGGTCACGGCGGCGCCCGAGCTGGTAGCGCGGATGCCCGCGTTCGGCGAGCCCGGTCCGCCGTACGCGGTGGCGCGCTACTGGATGGACGGGGACGTGCGCCCGGACCGGGCGGTGTTCAGCGGCGTGTCCCGTCAGCCCACACTGGACTCGGTGACGCTCTACCACCGGCTGGAGGCGGAGCCGCGCCGCTGGGCGGAGCGCACCGGTGGTTCGGTGGTGGAGTTGCACGCGTACGCCTGCGAGCCGGACGTGCCGGCCGACGAGCTGGCCGCGCGGATGCTGCGGGAGCTGACCGCGCTCTGGCCGGAGGTGGCCGACCTGCGGGTCCGCGAGCTGCGCGCCCGGGTCGAGGCGCAGGCGCCGGCGTTCACGCCGGGTAGCCACGCCGGACGGCCCGGGGTACGCACCGACGCCGAGGGGCTGTACCTGGCCGGGGACGGGATCCGGACCGAGTTCCCGAGCGCGTTGATGGAGCGTTCGGCGGCGACCGGGATCATCGCGGCGAACCACATCCTGCGGGCGGAGGGGGCGGCGGCTGAGCCGGTCCGCTCGATCCGTCCCCGGGGGCTGCTGGCACGAACCGCCGATAAGCGGTCATAA
- a CDS encoding MSMEG_6728 family protein, which produces MQTFLPYPDFLASARTLDQKRLGKQRVEAIQVLRGLTRPDYGWRNHPAVKMWAGYEEALTRYGLDMCAVWCEPGRADTCAATLATDLAAACGITTVRAQDELAATGDLPPWLGRDDLHRSHRSSLLRKDPTHYRPLFPADTPLDLDYIWPPSDRPRHCLP; this is translated from the coding sequence ATGCAGACGTTCCTGCCGTATCCGGACTTCCTGGCCAGCGCCCGGACGCTGGACCAGAAGCGGCTGGGCAAGCAGCGCGTCGAGGCCATCCAGGTGCTGCGCGGGCTGACCCGACCCGACTACGGCTGGCGCAACCATCCCGCGGTGAAGATGTGGGCCGGGTACGAGGAGGCGCTGACCCGCTACGGGCTGGACATGTGCGCGGTGTGGTGCGAGCCCGGCCGGGCGGACACCTGCGCCGCCACGCTCGCCACCGACCTCGCCGCCGCGTGCGGCATCACCACCGTTCGCGCCCAGGACGAGCTGGCCGCCACCGGGGATCTTCCGCCCTGGCTGGGCCGCGACGACCTGCACCGCAGTCACCGGTCCTCGCTGCTGCGCAAGGACCCCACCCACTACCGCCCCCTGTTCCCCGCCGACACCCCACTCGACCTGGACTACATCTGGCCCCCTTCCGACCGCCCCCGCCACTGCCTGCCGTGA
- a CDS encoding potassium channel family protein: MAEPLRDRARRATGWRFRPNGDERPHYVVCGSDPLAYWVVRALLATDPAAGQVRVTLVVPERRRSDGPDGRGVPGVRVVTADRLDEAAFRRAGLADAAGLALLHQDDVGNMHAALCAQEVEPRLRLVVRMFNTNLADGLRQLFPDSAVISDASMAAPAFVAAALGEVAPTHFRHAGRTLYVARRADVRPRDVVCGLAVTTDPELVRVLPADEAAADVVLAEATGQPPGTELAARRLVRARRRRQPVEVLVRAVRSFATRKIGIAVLVLLGVIAVLGWLNARAAAVTWSEAIYLTLVTTLSGQDPDVNKPVAAQVMQVVLNLAGLALIPLITAAVVDGIVNARLALHAGRIQPDRSGHVVVVGLGNIGTRVMAQLHDFGVEVVVIDKNPDARGAALAHRLGVPVIVGDAGLEETLRSASVDTSQALVVVSTDDGANLRAALIARSLDADLRVVLRLFDGDFAERIQQAFGIGISRSVSYLAAPSFAAALLDRAVIATIPVDRHALLVTEVPVVAGSPLDGRPLGAVARPGEVRLLAHTRSGQKADWSVDPRVVLTAGDRLTVVARRAGLTALLRETTPAPVAPPTPREPAE; the protein is encoded by the coding sequence ATGGCCGAGCCTCTGCGCGATCGAGCGCGCCGCGCGACCGGGTGGCGGTTCCGGCCGAACGGGGACGAACGCCCCCACTACGTGGTCTGCGGCTCCGACCCGCTGGCCTACTGGGTGGTCCGGGCGCTGCTCGCCACCGACCCGGCCGCCGGGCAGGTCCGGGTGACGCTCGTGGTGCCGGAGCGCCGCCGCTCCGACGGCCCCGACGGGCGGGGCGTGCCCGGCGTACGCGTGGTGACGGCGGACCGGCTCGACGAGGCCGCGTTTCGCCGGGCCGGCCTGGCCGACGCGGCCGGGCTGGCCCTGCTGCACCAGGACGACGTGGGCAACATGCACGCGGCGCTCTGCGCGCAGGAGGTCGAGCCCCGGCTGCGCCTGGTGGTGCGGATGTTCAACACCAACCTGGCCGACGGGCTGCGCCAGCTCTTCCCCGACTCGGCGGTCATCTCGGACGCCTCGATGGCCGCCCCGGCCTTCGTCGCCGCCGCGCTGGGCGAGGTGGCGCCCACCCACTTCCGGCACGCCGGCCGCACGCTCTACGTGGCCCGCCGCGCCGACGTACGCCCGCGGGACGTGGTCTGCGGCCTGGCCGTGACCACCGACCCGGAGCTGGTCCGGGTGCTGCCCGCCGACGAGGCCGCGGCCGACGTGGTGCTGGCCGAGGCGACCGGCCAGCCGCCCGGCACCGAACTGGCCGCGCGCCGGCTGGTCCGGGCCCGGCGGCGCCGGCAGCCGGTGGAGGTGCTGGTGCGGGCGGTCCGCAGCTTCGCCACCCGCAAGATCGGCATCGCGGTGCTGGTGCTGCTCGGGGTGATCGCGGTGCTGGGCTGGCTGAACGCCCGCGCCGCCGCCGTCACCTGGAGCGAGGCCATCTACCTGACCCTGGTCACCACGCTCAGCGGCCAGGACCCGGACGTCAACAAACCGGTCGCCGCCCAGGTCATGCAGGTGGTGCTCAACCTGGCCGGGCTCGCGTTGATTCCGCTGATCACGGCCGCCGTGGTCGACGGCATCGTGAACGCCCGGCTGGCCCTGCACGCCGGCCGGATCCAACCCGACCGCTCCGGGCACGTGGTGGTGGTCGGGCTGGGCAACATCGGCACCCGGGTGATGGCGCAGTTGCACGACTTCGGCGTCGAGGTGGTGGTCATCGACAAGAACCCCGACGCGCGGGGCGCCGCGCTGGCGCACCGGCTGGGCGTGCCGGTCATCGTCGGGGACGCCGGCCTGGAGGAGACGTTGCGGTCCGCCTCGGTCGACACCAGCCAGGCGCTGGTGGTGGTCTCCACCGACGACGGGGCGAACCTGCGCGCCGCGCTGATCGCCCGCTCGCTCGACGCCGACCTGCGGGTGGTGCTGCGGCTGTTCGACGGCGACTTCGCCGAACGGATCCAGCAGGCGTTCGGCATCGGCATCTCGCGCAGCGTGTCCTACCTGGCCGCGCCGTCGTTCGCGGCGGCCCTGCTGGACCGCGCGGTGATCGCCACCATCCCGGTGGACCGGCACGCGTTGCTGGTCACCGAGGTGCCCGTGGTGGCCGGCTCCCCGTTGGACGGCCGGCCGCTCGGCGCGGTGGCCCGGCCCGGCGAGGTGCGCCTCCTCGCGCACACCCGTAGCGGGCAGAAGGCCGACTGGTCGGTCGACCCGCGCGTGGTGCTCACCGCCGGGGACCGGCTGACCGTGGTGGCCCGCCGGGCCGGGCTGACCGCGCTGCTGCGGGAGACCACGCCCGCGCCGGTCGCGCCGCCGACCCCGCGTGAACCGGCGGAGTGA